Proteins encoded together in one Cydia pomonella isolate Wapato2018A chromosome 10, ilCydPomo1, whole genome shotgun sequence window:
- the LOC133521739 gene encoding putative ankyrin repeat protein RF_0381, with the protein MSSRKLNNIFGQVKSEKNNTMFHLIAEAGLDDILDRIWNATGKDELEKILKMKNNDGETCLHSALKNLRGSGAEKMMAQLFDMGADLNAQNAKGDTVLHIAVKQEDYKLIDWLISMCVDKSIKNKSGLTAYDVAVNNSNYKIMKMVSTGKEKDAECLVDLLASISL; encoded by the coding sequence ATGTCTTCGCGTAAACTGAACAACATTTTTGGCCAAGTAAAGtcggaaaaaaataatactatgtTCCATTTAATTGCTGAAGCGGGCCTTGACGATATTTTGGATCGAATTTGGAACGCGACCGGTAAAGACGAACTGGAGAAAATACTGAAGATGAAGAATAACGACGGAGAAACCTGTCTACACAGCGCCCTTAAGAACTTAAGAGGATCTGGAGCTGAAAAAATGATGGCTCAACTATTCGACATGGGAGCAGATTTAAACGCCCAAAATGCCAAAGGTGACACTGTTTTGCACATAGCCGTAAAACAAGAGGACTACAAACTCATCGACTGGCTGATTTCAATGTGTGTTGATAAGAGTATCAAAAACAAGAGTGGACTAACGGCGTATGACGTGGCAGTAAACAacagtaattacaaaataatgaaaatggtATCGACTGGAAAAGAAAAAGATGCTGAGTGTTTAGTGGACCTGTTAGCATCTATTAGTCTCTAG